The window TATGCAAAGCTTGTACTGAATATGAGTTGATGTGGAAATTCTAAAAATCATACCCTCACCTCAGTAGCCAATATCACTCTATTCCGTCCATCCTGCTTTGCTTTATAAAGAGCTCGATCCGCCTCTTCATATAAATCATCGGTATCTTCTAGTTCCACTAATTTTTCATAAGAGGCGACTCCAACCGAGACTGTAATTTTCAGTTCACTAAAATCGGGTAGTAAAAAGGTTCTATTTTCAACTGTTCTCCTTATTCTTTCAGCCACTTCTTCTGCTCTCTCAATTGAACAACCTGGTAGTAGGACGGAAAATTCCTCTCCTCCATTTCTAGAAACAATATCAATATCTCTTGTTGATTCTATTAATAATGATGCAACCTGTTTAATCACGCCGTCACCAGCTGGATGACCATACGAGTCATTAATTTGTTTGAAATGATCAATATCTACCAGGCACATGGCACAATCCTCATCCTTACGAATTGCCTTGGAAATCATCGAATTATAATATAAATCAAACGATCGAACATTATAAAGTCCTGTTAAATGATCACGCTGAGAGCCCTCTTTGTATTGGTGAAATAATTCACTATTTTTTCTTACATATAAAACAAAATAAAATAACAACATTCCACCTATGCCTGTACTAATAATATGGAAAACGGCGACATCTAAAACTGAATGATAATCAGCGACAACTATGTATAATGCCAGTGAATATACGAACTGACTATAAAGAAGAAGCACCGACCATTTTTTCCAATCAGAGAGCCTTACTTTATGTGACAGATAGCTTGCTCCAAATGCAAGCACAAACATCATAATCAAAGATATAATCGATGAATAGTTAAATGAGATGACAAAACGACCCATTGATATCAAGGCAGCTGAGATAACAGTAGGAACAAACCCACCAAAGAAAGCCACGATCATCACAGGTAAATGCCTCAAGTCCAGAATTGTGGTATCGCTGACCTGAATACTATAATGCATCAGTATAATCCCTAAGATCCCAGCGATGATTCCATCAAATATCTTAATATATAACGGTGAATGAATCGTTAATCTTTTAGTCTGAAAAAGCTGTAGCCATATAAAGGTAAACGATATTAAAATCGCTATATTTACCACTAAATCACTAAACATACGCAAACCTTCCCTTTTTGAAAACGAGTTCTATCATTATTATCTATTATGACAATGTTTATGAATAATGAAAAGGTGGACCAATAAATTCTTGGCCCACCTTTATACATTCTCTTAATATTAAACCTTAAATTTACTAATCAACTTCTGTAAATCCTCTGCTAGACTAGACAATGAATTTGCAGATGCTGTAATCTCCTCCATCGAAGCTAGTTGCTCTTCTGTTGATGCTGCCACATTTTGTGAATGCATGGAGGTTTCCTGTGAGATTTGAGTGATTCCCGCAACTGTTGCAGTAACCTCTTGTGAGCTTGCTGAAATTTGCTCTGCGGTTGCTGCCATATCATCAATTTGCGCAGAAACCTTCTCCATTGAAGTTAAAATTTCGTTAAAGCTGACCTCAGTCTCTTGAATAATGGCTAATCCATCAGAAACATCTACTGACACTTTTTCAATTGATTGATTAGATCGAATCATATCCTGCTGGATATCAATAATTAATGCGGAAATTTGAGAGGATGATTGCTGAGATTGCTCGGCCAATTTACGGACCTCGTCTGCAACTACAGCGAATCCTTTTCCATGTTCTCCTGCCCTAGCTGCTTCAATAGCTGCATTTAAAGCAAGTAGATTCGTTTGCTCCGCAATACCAGAAATCACCTTCGTAATGTCACCAATCTGTCTTGAACGCTGATCAAGAGACTTCATAACCTCTCCACTTTCATCAACTGAACTACTAATTGCATGAATTTGCTGAACAGTCTTCCCGACTAGTTCTCCACCGGCCTTAGCCTTTTGAGTGGTTTGCGTACCAATTTCAGAAATAGATGATGCATTTTCAGCAATTGATTGTACACCCTTGGTTACTTCTTCTAACGCAGTCGCAGCTTCTTCAACACTAGCCGTAGAATGCTCTGCGCCATTTGCAACCTGTTGAATCGACTCTGTAATCGTTTCTGTAGCCTTACTCGTTTGCTCTGCACTTGCGGTAAGCTCCTGAGACGATGCCGCAACATGCTCTGAATTCGTCATAACCTCATTCATCATTTTGCGTAAGCTGTCAGCCATACGGTTAAAGCTTATCGAAAGATCACTTAGTTCATCACCAGATTTATCAATTACCTTAGATGTGAAATCACCATCTCCAGCTAATTCTAATGCATTCGTTATAGTAGTTAACCTTTTTCTAATACCACGAGTAAACCATAGAATAATAGCAACTGCAACGATGATGACGATCACAATCGTAACTAAGAACTGCTTAGTAAACTTTGAGATAATACTATCAATAATCGCCTGTGAAGCTCCAACATAGAAGATTCCTATAATTTCACCGTCTGCTGCCTTAATTGGCATATAAGCAGTTTGATACATATTACCTGCCACATCGGCTTCACCTAAGTAAAGCTCACCTCTTTTTAAAACGGCATCTGCAACTTCTATTGAAACCTGAGTCCCAATAGCCCGTTGACCTTCCTTCATTACGTTTGTAGCGATTCGCGTATCTCCAAGGAAAACCGTAACTGTGTCTCCTGTATCCTCACCAATCTTATCTACGACCTCATAGTTTTCATTCATGAGGGTCATACCTTTATATAATTGACCGTCCTTCACTTGCCAATCTCCTGGATATTTGTTATCAACATATCTATAGGCAAGACTCAAGTCCCCTTTAGCCTTCTCCACCGCAAATTCCTTTACACCTTCTGTAATATCCTTTGTTACGATAAAACCGATCACAACCGAAAGTGAAAGAATAATAGATAATACAATTAAATTAATCTTCGTACCCAGCTTTAACTTCATGATGTTCACCTCAACCTTTATTTTTTTATGATTTTCAAAAAAAACGCACTACACCAATTTGAGTCATTGGCATAGTGCGTTTTAGGATCTAGCAGGAGCGCTACTTTCTACCTTAATCACACTGTTATCGATAACATAATAAGTAACAGGTTCGCTGTCCTTTTTCATGTAATAACAAGAATATAGGTAAATTATATGGTCTAAAGGTAGATGGGACAATAGGAACCGATTCCTATTGAAAGTGAGCATTAAAAAAAGCTTAAACACCCCTAAAAAGTGTTAAGCTTTAGACGATCAGCTTGAAGATATATAATATTACCCTTTTGCCATTATGTTTGTAAGGGATAAATGTGTTAGTTTCTATTGGCATTGGCACATTATTTCTGAACTATTTTATTTCTTTTAAGATCTAGGTTTCGTTTTATGATTTCTTCTTCTAACATTGCAATAAATTCATGGTCTAAAGCCAACTCGATGGCACTATAATACGCCTCAAGAAGCTCGGAATCTGATATCTTCAACTACATTTACCCCTTCTTTATTAATCTATTAACTGCTCAAGAAAATGATTAGAAAGCCTTTATAGAACACTTTCTTCTAATAAGGATATTGCCTGGGATAGGCAATACTGATAATACTCCTCTTTACCTTCAAGCCCTTTGTCTGTTATTACTTTTTGAATCCTGACAAAGTTATCTATGATATGCTGAGATTTCATACCTCGACTTGTTAACAGACTATTGAGCCATTTCGTATAGTCTAAAAAGACGAGATGATTGTTTAATGTATAAGCAAGATGTTAAGAATCGCGCCCCATTCTAGGATTCTATTGGTAATACAATGGTAAACATTGAGCCTTCACCAACATTGCTTTTAGTCTCGATAATACCGCCATGATTTTGGATGATCTTCAAGCACACAGACAAACCGATCCCAATACCTTTATCTTTCGTTGTATAAAAAGGCGTGAATATACGACGCTGTGTTTCGTGATCCATCCCTTTTCCATTATCATGAACCGAGATCTCAACCGTATCTTTTTGAAGCTTTGTTCTAATCTCAATGTTTCCAATTTGTTTATTAGAACTAGCTTGAATCGCATCCATTCCATTTTTAATCAAGTTTAAAAGAACTTGCTTAATCTGAAGCGGATCAATATCAATCACAGGTAAAATTTGCTCTTTTACATATTTTACAGAACAACCATTTCTGCCTGCTTCATTTCTAGTACTAGCAATGACATCCGAAATAATCTTTTGGACGTTTGCTTGCTTTTTCTCAGGTAAGGCAGGTACATGAGTGGATAGAAATTGATAAATTAAATTATTTGCATGATTGATTTCATCTAGCGCTATATTTGCATAATGAGCCTTACCCGTATCAACAAGATGCGGCTTAATTAGTTGGATAAACCCACCAATGCTAATTAATGGACGCTTTAGCTCACTCGCAATGCTAGAAGCAATCTTACCAAAATTAGCAAGATTATCATGCTGCATAACAACCTTTTCCATCTTCTTCAACGTAACCTCTAGCTGCTCCTGTTTTTCAAGCAGTATCAAATTCTCGTTTTCAAGCTGCGTTTGTTGTCTAACGATGATTTCTTGAATTTGTTGCAGGCTCTCCTGCTTTTCAATACAGTACAGATACAAACGTTCATCATTTTCCCATTGCGTGTATACGTCATAAAGAGCGAGCGTATTCTGCTTGGTCATCAAATTCAATTCAATTTTTGCCTTAGCAAATTCCGGTCTCATAAACCGCTCTAATTTTTTTCGGCTATCAGTATCAACAAGCTCTAGAAAATTGGTTACAGAGGGAAACTGACTGTAGGTTTCTTCTGATACCTGTAACACATTAAAATCTAGATCTATCACAAAAAGCGGAAAAGGAATATAGGTTATATTATGTTCAACTGTTTTCAAATAGTTGTTTACATAACTTGCTTTCAATCAGCAGCTGATTCAACTGATTAAGATCCTTCACGATCTGAACATTGTGAGGTAAATAATTTTCTATTTCAAACATAGATGTAATTCTCCCTCCAACTAATATTTCTGGTTCGTAAACCAATTGATTGATTTCATTAAGAAATTGTATTAGTTTTGGGAGATGATAAACGATCGATACTGAAATCCCAATCACCTCAGGTCTCCATCGATTCGCATAAATAATGGCATCCTTTACGGGAAGGTTCGCCCCTAGGAAGCGTGTATTCCATCCATGCTCCTTAAACAAAGACGACACCATCCTGATGCCTAATGAATGCTCTTCCTCTTCTATACAGAAAAACATTCCTTTGAAACTTAATTCAATTTGATTTTGTTTGGGCAACTCAGCAAGCTGTCTAGCTATTAATAAATGACAAACGTTAGAGGCAATATGTTCATCTGCCACTTTAATTTCATTTAATTCCCATAATTCACCGACGTATCTCATAGCCTCTGTTAAAATCTCTTTGTAGAAGTAAACGCGGTCCTTACCATTCATAGAGAAAGAAATAAAATTCCAAGCAGATTCATCATCACCTTGAAGCATGAAATCTACTAGCTGCCTAAGTTCTAATTCTCTCATGATGTATAATCACACCTTTATAAAAAATAAAGCTGTTTTCGCATGAATTGCTGGATAAAGACAATCAAACATTCGTCTTAACACATGTTTTTATTTATTAGTAAAGATGCGCTTTTGGGCACCAATGTTTGCGAAAAATTCTTAAATACAGGAAAAAAGCTCCTAAAGAACTACTTGTCTATAAAATAGAAAGAGCTCAATCTAGTAAGCTCCTTTTTAACCATACAGGAAACGCTAGCGTAGTTCAAGGGTAATGAGTAAGGCAAAATTATCCTGCTATACAAATAATCTACTGAACAAAAGGAGAAATTCCTTCTCGAGGGGATGCTTAATATAGGAACCACATACCTTGCCCGTTACATGTACGAAACTCATTATTATAACTATCACGTTAAAATAAATAAAAATACACAGCCTAACGTACAAGCTGTGTACCTCTAATTAGAAATTTATATAGTTTCTAGGATTAACCGAATTAGACTTACTTCCATTCCAGCCACCCTTATGAAGTTCAAAGTGTAAATGTGCTCCGAACGAACGACCTGTATTCCCCATAAAGCCAAGTCGTTGACCTTGTTGAACCGATTGTCCCGCTGATACTTCACGATTTTCTAAGTGAGCATAAACGGTTGTCCACATTTGACCTTTTACACTATGAGCAATAAATACAACGTTACCATAACTTGAAGAATAATAGGAGCTAATTACCGTTCCTGAAGCTGCAGCTACAACCGGTACACTGCTACCACGTTTCCCGATATCAACTCCAGCATGTAGACGTCCCCATCTCGCTCCATAGTTAGAGGTAATAGGACCAGCTGCTGGCACAATAAAACTACCTGATGCTGCGGCTGGTGGAGTTGAAGGCTTCTTTCCAGCTGCCTCATCTTCCTTCTTCTTTCGTGCTGCTTCTTCCTCAGCACGCTTAATACGCTCTAACTCCTTTTGAACAGCTGAAGCCTGTGCTGCAATAATTTGCGCTTCATTTTCAAGCTCATGAATCTCATGTTGTAGATCTTCCTGTTGCTTTTCAAGCTTTGCCATCATCTGTTGCTTACTCTTCTCTTGAGCCTTTTGCATCGATAGCATGCTTTCTAAATCAACAAGCTTTGTTTCTAGTTCCTCTAATGCAAGTGCAAGCTCCGATTGCTTTTGCTCTAACAATTGCTTGTCCTCTTGATGCTTAGTAAGAATTTCTTTATCTGCTCTAAAGATTGTCGTAACAGCTGTCATACGATCAATAAAATCACTAAAGTCTTGTGCTCCAAGTAAAACCTCAAGATATTGAACGGCCCCACCTGTCACTTGTAAGGAACGAACACGTTCTTTTAAGAGCTCATTACGCTCTTCAATACGCTCTTGTACAACCACTATTTCTTCAGTTAAAGCAGTAATTTCTTGCTTTACAGTTTCAATGTTTTCTTGTTGCTTACGAATGTTTTCACTTGTCTCAGCTTGTGCTTGATCAAGTTTCTTAATATCAGCATTTAACTGGTTAATTTCATTATCAAGTTCATTGAACTCATCCTCAACTACGGACTTTTCTGAATTGATCTCTGATTTTTTCTTATTTAACTCTTGCTTTTGCTCATTTAACTCTGACTTGGTATTTGCTGAAGCTTCTTCATAATGTAAAAGAGTACCTCCAACAATCGTGAAACAAAGCATGACTAGCACAACCAGTTTTCTCCTCAACGTCTCGTTCCTCCTCATCTCTCTATTGTTCTATTAAACTTTTAAGAATTTACGTACGGACAATAGGCTTCCCCAAACTCCGATAAATGCTCCGATTAGTAATAAAATTCCACTTAACTGAAACACAAACGGCGTAACCGGTAAAAGTTGAAAAAAGGTGTCTTCTAGCTTCGGATTAGCAGTCGTGAATAGATAATGATAGCTAGATACAGTAAGCACAATTGGAAGAATCGATCCAATTACTCCTAATAAAAGACCTTCGATAAAAAATGGCCAGCGGATAAAACCATTTGTCGCTCCAACTAGTTTCATAATCTCAATTTCTTTACGTCTAGCAATAATCGTAATTTTAATCGTATTTGAGATTAAGAACATAGCCGTAAATAGTAGACCGACGATAATACCGATTCCTATATTACGAGCAATTCCAATTCCTTGAAACAGCTTTTCAACGGTACCTTTACCGTATAGCACCTTGTCTGCCTGGTTGTAACGTTCAATTTGAGTCGCAACTTTGATGACATCTGTCGGTTCCTTGGTTGTAACAATAAACACATCATTTAAAGGGTTGTCCTGCTCAAAAAGTGTAAAAGATTCTCCTTCTTCCCCCATACTGTCAATCAGTTTTTGAAGCTGATCATCCTTTGATGAGAAGGTAACAGATTCGACCTCTGGTATTCGTTTTATATTAGCTTCTAATCCCGCTACGTCTGATTCAGTAGCCTCAAGTGCAATATGAACACTAATTTTCACATCTGATTCAATCGTCTTTGCAAATTGGTTTAAGTTCATCATAATCGCTAGAAAACTACCAACAAGTAATAGCGTAACGGTTACAGCACTGACTGAAGCAAAGGTCATCCAGCCATTTCTAAAAATATTTTTTACACCTTCACGAATATGCCGGGTAAACGTTCTAAGATTCATAGCCGTATTCACCCCTCAATTCATCACGTGCAATTCTACCATTTTCAATTGCGATAACGCGCTTTCTAACGGTATTTACGATTTCACGGTTATGTGTTGCCATCACAATCGTCGTTCCTCTATTATTAATTTCTTCAAAAATATTCATAATCTCCCATGACGTTTCGGGATCAAGATTACCTGTAGGCTCGTCCGCAATCATAACCTTTGGGTTATTTACAATCGATCGTGCAATCGATACACGCTGCTGCTCTCCACCGGAAAGCTCCTGCGGCAAGAACCGCGCCTTATGCTTAAGACGTACAAGATCTAGCACATCCATAACACGTCTTTTAATGTTTTTCGGTGTTTCTTCAATTACTTCAAGCGCAAATGCGACATTTTCATATACTGTTAATGTAGGTAGCAGTTTAAAGTCCTGAAAGACAACCCCTATATTTCGACGTAAATAGGGAACTCTGCTTTCCTTTAACTTCGCTAAATTAATATCATTGATTGTAATTGTGCCTTTTGACGGGCGTTCTTCACGATACATCATCTTAATAAATGTCGATTTTCCTGCACCACTTGGACCTACAACATAGACAAATTCACCTTGATCTATTTTAACGGTGATCCCATTAACAGCCAGAACACCATTTGGGTATGTTTTATAAACATCCTTTAATTCAATCATGTTAACTTTCACCCTGCTTCTCTAAGTTATAAAATTTATAATCAACGTATCTTTTAAGTAAAATTCGGTTACATAACTAATTTATTATAATATAGGCATCTACTAGTTTCGACAACAATCGCATATTTGACGAAAATTGCCAACAAGGCGACAGAACCAAACACACAATTTATTATAACATCATATAACGCCATTTTTTGACGTATTTTTATTACAATTTTGTTTCATGAGGAAA of the Bacillus mesophilus genome contains:
- a CDS encoding two-component system sensor histidine kinase NtrB encodes the protein MKTVEHNITYIPFPLFVIDLDFNVLQVSEETYSQFPSVTNFLELVDTDSRKKLERFMRPEFAKAKIELNLMTKQNTLALYDVYTQWENDERLYLYCIEKQESLQQIQEIIVRQQTQLENENLILLEKQEQLEVTLKKMEKVVMQHDNLANFGKIASSIASELKRPLISIGGFIQLIKPHLVDTGKAHYANIALDEINHANNLIYQFLSTHVPALPEKKQANVQKIISDVIASTRNEAGRNGCSVKYVKEQILPVIDIDPLQIKQVLLNLIKNGMDAIQASSNKQIGNIEIRTKLQKDTVEISVHDNGKGMDHETQRRIFTPFYTTKDKGIGIGLSVCLKIIQNHGGIIETKSNVGEGSMFTIVLPIES
- a CDS encoding cobalamin B12-binding domain-containing protein, producing MRELELRQLVDFMLQGDDESAWNFISFSMNGKDRVYFYKEILTEAMRYVGELWELNEIKVADEHIASNVCHLLIARQLAELPKQNQIELSFKGMFFCIEEEEHSLGIRMVSSLFKEHGWNTRFLGANLPVKDAIIYANRWRPEVIGISVSIVYHLPKLIQFLNEINQLVYEPEILVGGRITSMFEIENYLPHNVQIVKDLNQLNQLLIESKLCKQLFENS
- a CDS encoding methyl-accepting chemotaxis protein, producing MKLKLGTKINLIVLSIILSLSVVIGFIVTKDITEGVKEFAVEKAKGDLSLAYRYVDNKYPGDWQVKDGQLYKGMTLMNENYEVVDKIGEDTGDTVTVFLGDTRIATNVMKEGQRAIGTQVSIEVADAVLKRGELYLGEADVAGNMYQTAYMPIKAADGEIIGIFYVGASQAIIDSIISKFTKQFLVTIVIVIIVAVAIILWFTRGIRKRLTTITNALELAGDGDFTSKVIDKSGDELSDLSISFNRMADSLRKMMNEVMTNSEHVAASSQELTASAEQTSKATETITESIQQVANGAEHSTASVEEAATALEEVTKGVQSIAENASSISEIGTQTTQKAKAGGELVGKTVQQIHAISSSVDESGEVMKSLDQRSRQIGDITKVISGIAEQTNLLALNAAIEAARAGEHGKGFAVVADEVRKLAEQSQQSSSQISALIIDIQQDMIRSNQSIEKVSVDVSDGLAIIQETEVSFNEILTSMEKVSAQIDDMAATAEQISASSQEVTATVAGITQISQETSMHSQNVAASTEEQLASMEEITASANSLSSLAEDLQKLISKFKV
- a CDS encoding GGDEF domain-containing protein codes for the protein MFSDLVVNIAILISFTFIWLQLFQTKRLTIHSPLYIKIFDGIIAGILGIILMHYSIQVSDTTILDLRHLPVMIVAFFGGFVPTVISAALISMGRFVISFNYSSIISLIMMFVLAFGASYLSHKVRLSDWKKWSVLLLYSQFVYSLALYIVVADYHSVLDVAVFHIISTGIGGMLLFYFVLYVRKNSELFHQYKEGSQRDHLTGLYNVRSFDLYYNSMISKAIRKDEDCAMCLVDIDHFKQINDSYGHPAGDGVIKQVASLLIESTRDIDIVSRNGGEEFSVLLPGCSIERAEEVAERIRRTVENRTFLLPDFSELKITVSVGVASYEKLVELEDTDDLYEEADRALYKAKQDGRNRVILATEVRV
- the ftsX gene encoding permease-like cell division protein FtsX encodes the protein MNLRTFTRHIREGVKNIFRNGWMTFASVSAVTVTLLLVGSFLAIMMNLNQFAKTIESDVKISVHIALEATESDVAGLEANIKRIPEVESVTFSSKDDQLQKLIDSMGEEGESFTLFEQDNPLNDVFIVTTKEPTDVIKVATQIERYNQADKVLYGKGTVEKLFQGIGIARNIGIGIIVGLLFTAMFLISNTIKITIIARRKEIEIMKLVGATNGFIRWPFFIEGLLLGVIGSILPIVLTVSSYHYLFTTANPKLEDTFFQLLPVTPFVFQLSGILLLIGAFIGVWGSLLSVRKFLKV
- the ftsE gene encoding cell division ATP-binding protein FtsE, which encodes MIELKDVYKTYPNGVLAVNGITVKIDQGEFVYVVGPSGAGKSTFIKMMYREERPSKGTITINDINLAKLKESRVPYLRRNIGVVFQDFKLLPTLTVYENVAFALEVIEETPKNIKRRVMDVLDLVRLKHKARFLPQELSGGEQQRVSIARSIVNNPKVMIADEPTGNLDPETSWEIMNIFEEINNRGTTIVMATHNREIVNTVRKRVIAIENGRIARDELRGEYGYES
- the sda gene encoding sporulation histidine kinase inhibitor Sda, with amino-acid sequence MKISDSELLEAYYSAIELALDHEFIAMLEEEIIKRNLDLKRNKIVQK
- a CDS encoding murein hydrolase activator EnvC family protein, which gives rise to MRRKLVVLVMLCFTIVGGTLLHYEEASANTKSELNEQKQELNKKKSEINSEKSVVEDEFNELDNEINQLNADIKKLDQAQAETSENIRKQQENIETVKQEITALTEEIVVVQERIEERNELLKERVRSLQVTGGAVQYLEVLLGAQDFSDFIDRMTAVTTIFRADKEILTKHQEDKQLLEQKQSELALALEELETKLVDLESMLSMQKAQEKSKQQMMAKLEKQQEDLQHEIHELENEAQIIAAQASAVQKELERIKRAEEEAARKKKEDEAAGKKPSTPPAAASGSFIVPAAGPITSNYGARWGRLHAGVDIGKRGSSVPVVAAASGTVISSYYSSSYGNVVFIAHSVKGQMWTTVYAHLENREVSAGQSVQQGQRLGFMGNTGRSFGAHLHFELHKGGWNGSKSNSVNPRNYINF